In a genomic window of Candidatus Sericytochromatia bacterium:
- a CDS encoding potassium transporter TrkG, whose product MPEHAPRAFRWPRLNPAQLVLLAFLAFIACGTLLLALPVAHAQGPHALVDDMFNATSAVCVTGLSTLDPGSRYSLFGQVVLMGLIQIGGLGYMTLFTLSLLLVGKRLTMQDRLAVGQVTEQPGLGGIVRFVRNIARLTLLFEAVGFLLLALAMVPELGWKHGLFQALFHAVSAFNNAGFSLMGSNMMHWQAQPLVLLTLSGLIILGGLGYNVNQEWVRRWVLRRPPNHRWDTLMTIIFTSTATLLLLGTALFWFFEQGNPRTIGELPLGLQALNAFFMAVQPRTAGFNSIDVGALTDPTLMMTMVLMFLGAGPGGTSGGIKLTTAVITLAAIVATVRGQAQVPLFNLRRVVSEQQVRKAFTVVAVSLGVVVSSTILLASLEPLPFLPLLFEAVSAFSTTGLSMGITGQLSTAGKLVIIATMLIGRVGVLAILLSVVAPRRPSRVQYMEDPLLIG is encoded by the coding sequence GTGCCCGAACACGCGCCCCGCGCCTTCCGGTGGCCCCGTCTGAACCCGGCCCAGCTGGTGTTGCTGGCCTTCCTGGCGTTCATCGCGTGCGGCACCCTGCTGCTGGCGCTGCCGGTCGCGCACGCCCAGGGCCCGCACGCCCTGGTGGACGATATGTTCAACGCCACCTCAGCCGTTTGCGTGACCGGCCTGTCGACCCTCGACCCCGGCAGCCGCTATTCGCTGTTCGGGCAAGTCGTGCTGATGGGCCTGATCCAGATAGGGGGTCTGGGCTACATGACGCTGTTCACGCTCAGCCTGCTGCTGGTCGGCAAGCGCCTGACCATGCAGGACCGGCTGGCCGTCGGGCAGGTCACGGAGCAGCCGGGCCTGGGCGGGATCGTGCGCTTCGTGCGCAACATCGCGCGCCTGACCTTGCTGTTCGAAGCCGTGGGCTTCTTGCTGCTGGCCCTGGCCATGGTGCCGGAACTGGGCTGGAAGCACGGTTTGTTTCAGGCCCTGTTCCATGCGGTTTCAGCCTTCAACAACGCCGGATTCTCGCTGATGGGCTCGAACATGATGCACTGGCAGGCCCAACCGCTGGTGCTGCTGACGCTCAGCGGCCTGATCATCCTGGGGGGGCTGGGCTACAACGTGAATCAGGAATGGGTGCGCCGTTGGGTCCTGCGCAGGCCCCCCAACCACCGCTGGGACACCCTGATGACGATCATCTTCACCAGCACGGCGACGCTGTTGCTGCTCGGCACGGCGCTGTTCTGGTTCTTTGAACAGGGCAACCCGCGCACGATCGGCGAGTTGCCGCTGGGCCTGCAGGCGCTGAATGCCTTTTTCATGGCGGTGCAGCCCCGCACGGCCGGCTTCAACAGCATCGACGTGGGCGCCCTGACCGACCCCACCTTGATGATGACGATGGTGCTGATGTTCCTGGGCGCCGGTCCCGGCGGCACCAGCGGCGGGATCAAGCTCACGACGGCCGTGATCACGCTGGCCGCGATCGTCGCCACGGTGCGAGGTCAGGCCCAGGTGCCGCTGTTCAACCTGCGCCGGGTGGTCAGCGAACAGCAGGTGCGCAAGGCCTTCACCGTGGTGGCCGTCTCGCTCGGCGTGGTGGTCAGCAGCACGATCCTGCTGGCCAGCCTGGAGCCCTTGCCCTTCCTGCCGCTGCTGTTCGAAGCCGTGTCGGCCTTCAGCACCACCGGCCTGTCGATGGGCATCACGGGGCAGCTCAGCACTGCCGGCAAGCTGGTGATCATCGCCACCATGCTGATCGGGCGGGTCGGCGTGCTGGCGATCCTGCTCTCCGTCGTGGCGCCACGGAGACCCTCGCGCGTACAATACATGGAAGACCCGTTACTCATCGGCTGA
- a CDS encoding TrkA family potassium uptake protein encodes MPLARKQFAVIGLGRFGSSVCASLKQLDHEVLGVDASEELVRRAHADEVATHVVRADATDKHALAELGIEAFDGVVVAIGSDMEASILTVLNLLDLGIPALTAKASHDRHGQVLERIGGSRVTVVYPESEMGRRVAHALGGVSLLESIHLDQHHSIVEVRVPASLSGKTLAEADLRARFGVTVVAVLASDGLRVSPAPDYRLQRDALIALLGANEKLEALQASLTQA; translated from the coding sequence ATGCCTCTCGCCCGCAAACAGTTCGCCGTGATCGGCCTTGGCCGTTTTGGCAGCAGTGTCTGCGCCTCGCTCAAGCAGCTCGACCACGAGGTGCTGGGCGTGGACGCCTCGGAGGAGCTGGTGCGGCGGGCCCACGCCGATGAGGTGGCCACCCACGTGGTGCGGGCGGATGCGACTGACAAACATGCCCTGGCGGAACTGGGCATTGAGGCCTTCGACGGCGTGGTGGTGGCGATCGGCTCGGACATGGAAGCCAGCATCCTGACGGTGCTCAACCTGCTGGACCTCGGCATCCCGGCGCTGACGGCCAAGGCCTCGCACGATCGCCATGGTCAGGTGCTGGAGCGCATCGGCGGCTCGCGCGTGACGGTGGTGTATCCCGAATCGGAGATGGGACGTCGGGTGGCCCATGCCCTGGGCGGGGTCAGCCTGCTGGAAAGCATCCATCTCGACCAGCACCACAGCATCGTGGAGGTGCGCGTGCCGGCCAGCCTGAGCGGCAAGACGCTGGCCGAGGCCGACCTGCGGGCGCGTTTCGGCGTCACGGTGGTGGCGGTGCTCGCCAGTGACGGGCTGCGGGTTTCGCCGGCGCCGGACTACCGCTTGCAGCGCGACGCGCTGATCGCCCTGCTCGGCGCCAACGAGAAGCTCGAGGCGCTGCAGGCCAGCCTGACCCAGGCCTGA